A stretch of the Methylacidiphilum caldifontis genome encodes the following:
- the nadD gene encoding nicotinate-nucleotide adenylyltransferase, giving the protein MIKKSSSLRLAIFGGSFDPIHYGHLISAMDCLEQIPLNKIIFMPCSRSPFKKQNPQATGHERLEMIQLAIEPFKNFEVCPFEVQSPAPSYSIKTAKQFHKLYPQAELFWIIGSDQIAGLPRWKDYAELIQIVKFIVVPRSNYPFEKTDYLIPLPKIRYVDISSTEIRERVKKDLPFFHLLPEAVFNYIKKHSIYIPNKIAHEK; this is encoded by the coding sequence ATGATAAAGAAATCCTCTTCTCTACGTCTGGCAATATTTGGAGGCAGCTTTGATCCAATTCACTACGGCCATCTCATTAGTGCTATGGATTGTCTTGAACAGATTCCATTAAACAAAATTATTTTCATGCCCTGTTCCCGTTCTCCTTTTAAAAAGCAAAATCCTCAAGCTACGGGCCACGAAAGGCTAGAAATGATCCAGCTTGCCATAGAACCTTTTAAAAACTTCGAGGTTTGCCCATTTGAAGTGCAAAGCCCAGCTCCTTCCTATTCAATAAAAACAGCAAAGCAATTCCATAAGCTATACCCCCAAGCGGAACTTTTCTGGATCATTGGCTCTGATCAAATAGCTGGCCTTCCCCGTTGGAAAGATTATGCGGAGTTGATTCAAATCGTTAAATTTATCGTCGTCCCTAGGTCTAATTATCCTTTCGAAAAAACAGATTATCTTATTCCCTTGCCAAAAATTCGTTATGTAGATATATCTTCTACGGAAATTCGTGAAAGAGTTAAAAAAGATTTGCCGTTTTTCCATCTTTTGCCTGAAGCGGTTTTCAATTATATTAAAAAACATTCGATTTATATACCTAATAAAATTGCTCATGAGAAATAG
- the glpX gene encoding class II fructose-bisphosphatase — protein MESNQVENYPDIERIIQFDFVRATEGAALTVYRWLGRGDKEKADAAASDAIRGMFDLMDIRGEVVIGEGLKDKAPGIFKGEKLGKWSPQAPLYDIAVDPIDGTTNVSKGTGSSLSVIAAASPEPGVECALLDIPCFYVMKLAYGPQVKNYIRSLGVDCLKLTSPVDELLPIIARGLRKRLTDLVVCVLDRPRHERLIKEIRSMGCALRLISDGDVTAAMLPSIPGGSIDVYIGIGGAPEAVLAAAAIKCLGGEIQIMIWPKDEQEKQYLIEQGWGDRLDQIFYTDDLAKGGNIIFCATAITDCPGIPGVRFTDKYAITNSLLMRAKNRTIRKIETYHNLNYKTIRLHSEKGEKWVSVPKSEVFL, from the coding sequence ATGGAAAGCAACCAAGTAGAAAATTATCCGGATATTGAGAGAATTATTCAGTTTGATTTTGTTCGTGCGACAGAAGGAGCGGCATTGACGGTTTATAGGTGGTTAGGTCGAGGAGATAAAGAAAAAGCTGATGCTGCTGCTTCGGATGCTATCCGGGGTATGTTTGATCTCATGGATATTAGAGGAGAAGTGGTCATTGGGGAAGGTCTTAAGGATAAGGCTCCAGGCATATTTAAGGGCGAAAAACTTGGAAAATGGAGTCCCCAAGCTCCCCTATACGATATAGCTGTTGATCCCATAGATGGGACGACCAATGTGTCCAAAGGAACCGGAAGCTCTTTATCGGTTATTGCTGCTGCTTCCCCTGAACCCGGCGTGGAATGTGCTCTTTTAGATATTCCTTGTTTTTATGTCATGAAGCTTGCTTATGGACCACAAGTCAAAAATTATATCCGTTCCTTGGGAGTGGATTGCCTTAAGCTTACAAGTCCTGTTGATGAGCTTCTTCCTATCATAGCTCGAGGGCTTAGAAAAAGACTGACCGATCTTGTTGTCTGTGTTCTAGATAGACCGAGGCATGAAAGACTCATTAAGGAAATTAGGTCAATGGGATGTGCTCTGCGCTTAATTAGTGATGGGGATGTGACGGCAGCAATGTTACCTTCTATCCCTGGAGGAAGCATAGATGTTTATATTGGAATCGGGGGTGCTCCAGAAGCCGTGCTCGCAGCAGCGGCAATTAAATGTTTAGGGGGAGAAATCCAAATTATGATCTGGCCTAAGGATGAACAAGAAAAGCAATATTTAATTGAGCAAGGGTGGGGAGATCGATTGGATCAAATTTTTTATACAGATGACTTGGCTAAAGGGGGCAACATTATTTTTTGTGCAACGGCGATAACAGATTGCCCAGGAATTCCAGGAGTCCGATTTACGGACAAGTATGCGATTACAAATTCTCTTTTAATGAGGGCAAAGAATAGAACGATTAGAAAAATAGAAACTTACCACAACCTTAACTACAAAACGATTCGATTGCATAGCGAAAAAGGGGAAAAATGGGTGAGCGTACCCAAATCTGAAGTGTTCCTTTAA
- a CDS encoding nucleoside-diphosphate kinase — MAQELSYVIINPYTLYKSRTGVILSRLLSQSSLELAGAAMYSPSPELVLEYSKMIVTESDPQDRQIQELIRDYVLENYMPNPQTGERQRVMVLLFKGENAVAKTREVVGNLRNRSKGGETIRDTFGDLIFNRDGSVKYFEPAVLAPPSVEEAKAKLLLWKRYYNQDSGILSHILPTYNKPGHQRAVVILKPDNFRFPSGRPGYVIDMFSRTELSISAIKVHHMSVAEAEEFYAPVRVALQEKLKKPAAIKAKELLESALGIKIDSSREEELGNLIGPLYAEEQFNSIVKFMTGINPKDCSPIQKKMPGKEKCIVLIYEGIDAVKKVREVLGPTDPAKAPPGSIRREFGQSIMVNAAHASDSPENAEREIKILNMQQNNFISLIQEAYEA; from the coding sequence ATGGCACAAGAACTCAGTTATGTTATTATAAATCCCTATACCTTATACAAATCACGAACAGGGGTTATTCTTTCACGATTGCTCTCTCAAAGTTCCCTTGAACTAGCTGGGGCAGCTATGTATTCGCCAAGTCCAGAGCTTGTTCTCGAATACTCTAAAATGATCGTTACCGAAAGTGACCCCCAAGACAGACAAATTCAAGAACTCATTCGAGACTACGTCCTTGAGAATTACATGCCTAATCCTCAAACGGGGGAACGTCAACGGGTGATGGTATTGCTATTCAAGGGAGAAAATGCCGTTGCAAAAACTCGAGAAGTTGTAGGCAACCTTCGCAACCGAAGCAAAGGAGGAGAAACAATCAGAGATACCTTTGGAGATCTTATTTTCAATCGAGACGGTTCGGTAAAATATTTTGAACCGGCTGTCCTTGCTCCTCCTTCTGTTGAAGAAGCCAAAGCAAAGCTCCTTCTTTGGAAAAGATATTACAATCAAGATTCAGGAATCCTTTCCCATATCCTTCCTACTTACAATAAGCCTGGCCATCAAAGAGCGGTTGTAATTCTAAAACCCGATAACTTTCGCTTTCCCAGCGGAAGACCGGGATATGTTATTGACATGTTTTCGAGAACCGAACTGTCGATATCGGCTATCAAGGTTCATCATATGAGTGTTGCAGAAGCAGAGGAGTTTTATGCTCCCGTGAGGGTGGCTCTTCAGGAGAAACTTAAAAAGCCAGCTGCCATAAAAGCCAAGGAACTTCTTGAATCCGCTTTAGGCATCAAGATAGATTCTTCTAGAGAAGAAGAACTCGGTAATCTTATTGGCCCGCTTTATGCCGAAGAACAATTTAACTCGATCGTTAAATTCATGACCGGTATCAATCCCAAGGACTGTTCACCGATCCAGAAAAAAATGCCAGGAAAAGAAAAATGTATCGTTTTAATATATGAAGGGATCGATGCGGTAAAAAAAGTAAGAGAAGTTCTTGGCCCCACTGATCCGGCTAAAGCTCCTCCGGGATCCATCCGGAGAGAGTTTGGTCAAAGCATCATGGTTAATGCTGC
- a CDS encoding UDP-glucuronic acid decarboxylase family protein, with protein MKVAVVTGAAGFLGSHLVDKLLASDYRVIGIDNLITGNLANLEHLKHDSKFDLIIQDVTEYLNIPGKVDIVFHFASPASPIDYMELPIQTLKVGSLGTYRTLGMAKGKNSAFCLASTSECYGDPLVHPQSEDYWGNVNPIGPRGVYDEAKRFAEALTMAYHRVHKIPTYIVRIFNTFGPRMRLRDGRVVPAFISQALEGKPLTVFGNGSQTRSFCYVSDLIDGVYALAHSDYHEPINLGNPKEMTILEFAKMICKLTGVAENIIFEPLPVDDPKQRKPDISRAMRILGWKPCVDLEEGLKITIRWFKERLKK; from the coding sequence ATGAAAGTTGCCGTCGTTACAGGTGCCGCAGGTTTTTTAGGCAGCCATTTGGTTGATAAACTGCTTGCTTCGGATTATCGAGTTATTGGCATAGACAACCTTATTACAGGTAACCTTGCCAACCTTGAACATCTTAAGCATGACTCCAAATTTGATTTGATTATCCAGGATGTCACTGAATATTTGAATATTCCAGGAAAAGTAGACATTGTTTTCCATTTTGCTTCACCTGCAAGTCCTATCGATTACATGGAGTTACCCATTCAAACATTAAAAGTAGGCTCCTTAGGAACATACCGAACTTTAGGAATGGCAAAGGGTAAAAACAGTGCATTCTGTCTAGCCTCTACCTCTGAATGTTATGGTGATCCTCTTGTTCATCCCCAATCTGAAGACTATTGGGGGAACGTCAATCCTATTGGACCTAGAGGGGTCTATGATGAAGCTAAAAGATTTGCTGAAGCCTTGACTATGGCTTATCATCGGGTCCATAAAATTCCGACTTATATTGTTAGAATTTTTAATACTTTTGGACCACGCATGAGATTAAGAGACGGGCGCGTGGTTCCCGCTTTCATCTCTCAAGCCCTCGAAGGCAAGCCCCTAACCGTTTTCGGAAATGGCTCACAAACGCGTAGTTTCTGTTATGTTTCAGATTTAATTGATGGAGTATATGCCCTTGCGCACTCAGACTACCATGAACCGATTAATTTAGGGAATCCCAAAGAAATGACCATTCTTGAATTTGCAAAAATGATATGCAAATTGACCGGAGTAGCTGAAAACATTATTTTTGAACCTCTTCCTGTTGATGATCCAAAGCAAAGAAAGCCGGATATTAGCCGAGCGATGAGGATTTTAGGCTGGAAACCCTGTGTTGATCTTGAAGAAGGATTAAAAATAACCATCCGATGGTTTAAAGAAAGGCTAAAAAAATAA
- a CDS encoding potassium channel family protein: MSAVHYTKNSSKKFKIAFLILCFLLLIGTLGYHFIENISFLDSIFMTVITLSTVGYNEVVPLSTAGKIFTIFLIASGVSLAGYSASTALAYFSSGEWKEDFERKRRMQMIRKLKNHFIVCGYGRTGRYVVEELKAEGKNYVIIDTDPEKISHLNALGELAILGSGSDEEILVEAKIKEAQGLAAVTSIDKENILIVLTARFLNPSIQIVSRASSRNFEDKLIKAGANHVLLPQKVSAWRIVSMLIRPEVADFFCEVANVEGKELVVEQIFISPSSSLVGQTLAQSQIRNNLNVTILACKFPNGTWIHNVGGQTILSAGMTLIALGSRENLHKLLEIANPALFS, from the coding sequence TTGTCCGCTGTCCATTATACTAAAAATTCTTCGAAAAAATTTAAAATCGCTTTCCTTATCCTCTGCTTTCTTCTCCTCATTGGTACTTTAGGCTACCACTTTATTGAAAACATCTCTTTTCTCGACTCCATTTTCATGACAGTAATTACCCTAAGTACGGTAGGATACAATGAAGTCGTGCCCCTTTCCACAGCAGGAAAAATATTTACCATTTTTCTTATTGCCAGTGGGGTTAGCTTAGCGGGATATTCTGCTTCTACGGCTCTAGCCTATTTTTCCTCCGGGGAATGGAAAGAGGATTTTGAAAGAAAGCGGAGAATGCAAATGATTCGCAAGTTAAAAAACCATTTTATAGTTTGTGGTTATGGTCGGACGGGTCGATATGTTGTTGAAGAGTTAAAAGCCGAAGGGAAAAACTACGTGATCATTGATACTGATCCGGAAAAAATATCCCATCTCAATGCCTTAGGGGAACTCGCTATTTTGGGGAGTGGATCGGATGAAGAAATATTAGTCGAGGCAAAAATAAAAGAAGCACAAGGTTTAGCTGCAGTTACCTCCATAGACAAAGAAAATATTTTGATCGTGTTGACTGCAAGATTTCTTAATCCTTCTATTCAAATCGTCTCCCGAGCTTCTTCCAGGAATTTCGAGGATAAACTCATCAAAGCGGGAGCGAACCATGTTCTTCTGCCCCAGAAAGTATCGGCGTGGAGAATTGTTTCTATGTTGATTCGGCCCGAAGTGGCTGATTTTTTCTGTGAAGTTGCCAACGTGGAGGGAAAAGAACTTGTTGTTGAACAGATCTTCATTTCTCCTTCTTCTTCCCTTGTTGGACAGACCCTTGCCCAATCTCAAATTCGCAACAATCTCAATGTAACTATTCTAGCCTGTAAATTTCCAAATGGAACTTGGATTCATAACGTTGGAGGCCAAACGATTCTTAGCGCAGGAATGACACTCATCGCACTGGGAAGTCGAGAAAATCTTCATAAACTTCTAGAAATAGCAAACCCAGCTCTCTTTTCCTAA
- the tsaD gene encoding tRNA (adenosine(37)-N6)-threonylcarbamoyltransferase complex transferase subunit TsaD produces the protein MLWIGIESSCDESAIAVVENIGGKNVIMDSRCITQAPLHKPFGGIVPEFAVREHSKNLPILLKDMISSGSLNLEKLQAIAVTEGPGLMASLLVGNSFARGLALGLGIPVFGINHLEGHLFSPFIEREQKLRFPFLGLIVSGGHTLLARVDGPRDYHKIGSTIDDAAGEAFDKVARLLGLSYPGGPEIEKYAQLGNPHAHTFPLSLMEKNNFNFSFSGLKTAVKIFLEKNKAMLYQNQQFLFDVCASFQETVAKIIQEKTIAAAQSFSLPLISASGGVLANKRIRELLEKKAFEKGIEVLFAEKKFCTDNAAMIAFVGALFYALGLPITKSFDVNPNFSLFDFKTETMINRF, from the coding sequence ATGCTCTGGATCGGAATCGAGTCTTCATGTGATGAATCCGCTATTGCTGTCGTGGAGAATATTGGGGGAAAGAACGTAATTATGGACAGCCGATGCATTACCCAAGCCCCTCTACACAAACCTTTTGGAGGCATAGTCCCCGAATTTGCAGTCAGAGAACATTCTAAAAATCTTCCCATTCTTCTCAAAGACATGATCAGTAGCGGGAGTTTAAATTTAGAGAAACTACAAGCTATAGCTGTAACAGAAGGACCAGGACTCATGGCTTCACTACTTGTAGGCAACTCATTTGCAAGAGGACTTGCCCTTGGATTGGGAATACCCGTTTTTGGTATAAATCACTTGGAAGGACATCTCTTTTCACCTTTTATTGAAAGGGAACAAAAGCTAAGGTTTCCTTTCCTTGGACTCATTGTAAGTGGAGGTCACACTCTCTTAGCTCGGGTTGATGGTCCCAGAGACTATCACAAAATCGGTTCAACCATAGATGATGCAGCCGGCGAAGCCTTCGACAAGGTTGCCCGACTTCTTGGATTAAGCTATCCCGGAGGCCCAGAAATCGAAAAATATGCTCAATTAGGCAATCCTCATGCCCATACTTTCCCATTGAGTCTAATGGAAAAAAATAACTTTAATTTTAGCTTTAGCGGTCTTAAGACAGCGGTAAAAATTTTTTTAGAAAAAAACAAAGCAATGTTATACCAGAACCAACAATTCCTGTTCGATGTTTGCGCTTCTTTCCAGGAGACTGTCGCAAAAATCATTCAAGAAAAAACGATCGCTGCAGCCCAGAGCTTTTCCTTACCCCTCATCTCAGCATCAGGAGGAGTACTTGCCAATAAAAGGATTCGGGAACTTCTCGAAAAGAAAGCTTTTGAAAAAGGAATAGAAGTACTGTTTGCCGAAAAAAAGTTTTGTACAGATAACGCCGCGATGATTGCTTTTGTAGGGGCGCTATTCTATGCTTTAGGTTTGCCGATAACTAAAAGTTTCGATGTAAATCCTAATTTTTCATTGTTTGATTTCAAAACAGAGACCATGATAAACAGATTTTGA
- the rsfS gene encoding ribosome silencing factor, which translates to MSQRKAVRNKKGVIDILTQKLKTASYPTESSPIAPNEEETLSLAQSCKKIILEKKGIAPIILDLRKISSFVDFFVVCTATSEPHLKALTFGLEEKIREEFHLNPLHIEGSPQSHWVIIDYGPVLVHVFMEEERAFYELEKLWGDAPVM; encoded by the coding sequence ATGAGCCAAAGAAAAGCGGTCAGGAATAAAAAGGGGGTTATCGACATCCTTACTCAAAAACTTAAAACAGCTTCATACCCTACTGAGTCTTCCCCCATTGCTCCAAATGAAGAGGAAACTTTGTCTCTTGCACAAAGCTGTAAGAAGATCATTCTTGAAAAAAAAGGGATTGCCCCAATTATCCTTGACTTAAGAAAAATATCCTCTTTTGTCGATTTCTTTGTTGTCTGTACGGCCACTTCCGAACCCCACTTGAAAGCCCTAACCTTTGGACTAGAAGAAAAGATACGGGAAGAATTTCATCTCAATCCCCTCCATATCGAAGGTTCACCTCAAAGCCATTGGGTGATCATCGATTATGGGCCAGTTCTTGTCCACGTATTTATGGAAGAAGAAAGAGCCTTTTATGAATTGGAAAAGCTTTGGGGGGATGCCCCAGTAATGTAA